From the Triticum urartu cultivar G1812 chromosome 4, Tu2.1, whole genome shotgun sequence genome, the window CGTTCCTCCCCTGATGATGCGCTTCTCGGCGATCGAGGGGTCGATTTCTCGCAGCGGCAGGAAGACGAGCGCGTGCACCAAGATTCTCATCTTCAACATCTGGAATGTCTTCTTTGTGAACGTGCTATCAGGGTCCGTGCTCAACCAGCTGAATGTGCTCACTAGACCCAAGGACATGCCGTCTATGCTAGCCGAGCTCGTGCCAAAGCAGGTAGGTTGGTTTCTAGCTAGTGCCTTAGTTCAAAActgcgacacttattttggatcggagggagttCTAAGGATTAACTAACTGATGATGGGTTTGTTAATTGTGTGCTTTGTTTGGATGGGCATGGCAGGCAACGTTCTTCATGACCTACGTCCTCACATCAGGCTGGTTCAGTCTATGCTCGGAGATACTGCAGGTGTACAACCTGGTGTACAATTTCTTCAGGAAATTCATATGTTGCTACCAGGACGAGCCAGAATACGTCTACTCTTTCCCCTACCACACCGAAGTCCCCAAGGTCCTCATGTTCAACGTGCTCGGCTTCACGTTCTCGATCATGGCGCCTCTCATACTGCCCTTCTTGCTCGTCTACTTTTGCCTCGGCTACTTGGTGTACCGCAACCAGGTATATGCACATGTGTTAATAACTTGATCATCCATCCATGAAAGGAACGGACAATTTTCTTCTGAAATGCATGCATGCTTGCAGATTCTGAACGTGTACTACCCCAAGTACGAGATGGGAGGGAAGCTGTGGCCGATCATGCACAACACCATGGTGTTCTCCCTGGTGCTCACGCAGATCATCGCGCTGGGCGTGTTCACCATCAAGAAGGCGCCGATCTCCACGGGGTTCACCATCCTGCTCCTCATCGGCACCATCCTCTTCAACGAGTACTGCAGGCAGCGCTTCTCCCGCATCTTCAACTCCTTCTCCGCCCAGGTCTCATCATcatacacacatacacacatacatTCATCCATAGcacttcatttcctctttgaaaaCGAAATGCAAAACTGTAAATGTTGGGCGTGTGTGGTGTCCGCATGCAGGACTTCATCGAGCTGGACAGAGAAGACGAGCAGTCCGGGAGGATGCGGGAGATCCACGAGCACCTGCTGGACGCCTACTGCCAGTCGCCCCCGGGCAGCGCCGACGAGATCCCGATGGAGATGATCATGGAGGACCCGGCGCAGGAGGCGTCCAACTCGAGCCAGGAGCTCTGCGACACGGTGCAGGAGGTGGCCGGCTCCATCATCCAGGAGCACATCGAGGAGCGGCACGGGAGCTCCAGCGGACGCCGCTGATGTGCTGCGTTTTGGCTCTCTTTTATTTGTGCCTTGGCTAGCTACCGGCCGATCTGTGGCTTACGTACGGTCGATGAATCTCGACCTAATTATACGTGTATGTAGGGTGGGTTAGCCCAAGTAGACGACCACGATGATGATTAAGATGGAGCTAACTAACTGGCTTGTTGGATCCTATGTATGTTGTAGGTACAGGTTTGTTTCGGTTCCCGAGGGTGTCAACTGTGCAGATTAATTAGGAACTAATGGCTTACGATTTCACCTTCTTATGataacacaaatgatggtaaccTGACACATTTGTAACGAGCTCGTCGATTAAATATTTCCACTTCCAGTAATCGCAAATATAGGGATGAAACCACTTCAAGTAATCACAAATATACGGATGAAACCTGTGCGGATTTGGATACGGTTTTGTCGGATTCGGACATGAGTAACAGCCTCAAGTCAGAACCACATATTGCACATGCATACACGGCGAACATATTATAAATAAAAAACTGCAGCACAACTTAACCGATGTGCGCAATTACATCTTCCAAGACAGCCTTTATGTACAGAATACAACCAGTGTATAAGTTAACATATTTAAACTGAAACTATACACAAGATGAGCAAGTAGTAATACTTATGCACATTCAACACACAAAAACAGTGGAACATAGGAAGCAAAAATCCGCAACAAAACACTAACAAGCATGTGCTATCTCATAGAGAAAGATAACACTCATGTGATACAAGTTAATAGTTAAAATTTTACAGGTAAATTCGATAGTCGTATCTAAAAAAAATGGATAATCCGGCTAGAAAAATCAGATTATATCATCATATGTTAATAATACTATAGCATATATCATATCTTAGCAACCGGTCTAAGTTTCGGACGGagtgtatttagatgtccaaatcTCTTGCACAACATATGCTGTTAGATTCGGAAATGATTTCAGGCAGAAATTAACCATTCACCAAGTACTCACGGCGGGTGCAAGTGGCATCCCGCAAGGCATCCCGCCAAGTAATACTCACGGTCACGGCTACCACATGGACATGCTCAAGAGATCAGCTAGCTAAATTCGTTAGTCTGCACACAATCTGAAACCTTAACACCTTATCACCACAGAAGCTTCACACGTACCTTAACATTGTGCCACCACAGAAGCTTCAGACATAGGCAGTCAAGGCGGTCGCGATAAGTCTAGGAACGAGTAGCATGCCGTTCTTTCTCACACAAACGGTAGAAGCAAAGCAACCCGGCCGTGTTGCAGGTCTGCGTTTTAGCCAAGACCTCCGCCAGTGCACAACCACACGTCAGCGGGGAAATATTGCGTGGATTGTTCTACATAACTTTGAGATTTCTGGGACACCTGACGTGGGTGCGGATACCCGCTCGATTCCATTGCTAGGCCGAACAAGATTATTCGAGAACATGAAGAGAACACAGTTGTGCCAAAATGCGGATTAATAATTACAGTTCAACACAGTCCTCGCTGCCTTATCATCGCAACTACTGATGCCCAACTCTACCACAGATGAGATCTGATGATCCCTCTCCTCCTGATATGCACATTCATTTGTACACACAGCGAATGCGAAGAGACAACATACTGGCAAAGGTCAGAGGGAAGTTGGTCGGTCTCGACTCTTCAGCCCTCGCCCGAGGTATAGCCCGGTCGTCGCTTGTACTCCTTCTGCTGGTCTAGGCTCAGCAGGAAGTCGGTGAAAACATGCTCGTATCCAGGCATCTTACCATACCCTGCAACCAAAAAAGATTTATCTGAGGAATTTCTAATATACTTGAAAAAAATGCCATATTGGTCCTATCCTCATTTTGCACCTACTAGCCAGATTGCGTTGACACAATGAGTTAGCTGACAGCCAGACATGGGAGGTCAACATCTCACTTCACAGTGTATCCAAGACCGGTCATTTCTTGAGAATGCAACAAGGAACCATGTGACTTTTGGCTGCCCAAAGTAAGATTCTGATAATCCAGAATCTTCTCCAAGAAGTAATAATGTTTATTTATTTTAACAAATCCATGTGCTATTCGAAACTCATAAGCAGAAGACGGCTCAAACTGATATCAGATAAAGTAGACACTCTTGAAACAAGTTTGATCACATACCAGGAAAATAGTTCATGTCTATAACATAAAACCGATCCCTTGTCCCATGCTCTCTGATCATATCTATGTTGAATAGCCTAAGACCCTGTCAATCAGGCATACAGGTGATATTAATCATATGGCATCAAATGAAGCAGAACTAACAAGTGCAAGAATCTCTGGTACCAGTCGGCGGCGCAGCTCTCTTGCCAATATCTCAAGCAGTGGCCTTGGAGGAAGTTCTGATGCAATATGTAAAAACATCAGTTGACAAATGTACTTTCTGAAATCAATGTAGAACGGCAACATGCCAACAATTACTGTAAGACAAGAGAACCCAAGCCATGGAAGTTTACCAGCAACATGCGGGTCAAGATCTGCATCCTCCGCAGTGGCTGCAGCACAAGAGACCCTCGGAAACCGGAACACTCCGGCGTTATTTGACAGATCACCCTCATCCACGTTAGGCAGTGAGAACCTACGCACTACCCTAATTGCATCCCCAACAATGTAGACCTTAAATAAGACGCCGCCTATAAATGAGAGAAACAAAACAAAAGGTTAATACAGAACTGGAAAAATGTTCGTAGGAACGACCAGATAAAACTCAAGTACAATACCATGGTTAACAAATTCCTGAAGAACCAACGGAGGCTCAAGCTTCGTCAAGGAAGCTGCGTCATAAGCAAGAGACAACTCATGAGACTTCGCCACCAGAGGCTTCGCCACTGCACACAGTATAAGTGGTTAACAGGCCATATTGGAAAGACAAATTGCCAGGAGATTTAAAACAGACCCCAGTAATGCCAATAATTAAATACTCCAGTCAGGTAAACATTAACTCAGCTTAAATTTATGTTAAACTTCATTTCAAACAACAATGTCAAACACTCGGCGTTACTTGGAGTAATTGCATTCTGGAGCAGGCATTGAGTAACTAATTTCGAGTTGTGCCATCTAAACAAGGTATATAACACCAGTGAACTTGCTCTAGTTATGTGCTTTGAACCAGGTACAGTCCAGGTTAAGAGAAAAACTAGTCAGTGGCGCAAGCAGTCAGGTGACACGTGGAGTTGACATGCAGGAGGAGGTCCATGTCAAGCATTCTCAGGATAAACAGCCTATGCAATCAGACCCTAGAAAGGGTCAAACTGCTGCTCCTTCTGTCCAGGCCGCACAGTGGAGCCTAGAGATGTAAAGAGCTCTCACTCAATCATCGATGGGTCCAAAGGAAGGGCCCCGGAGGAAAGCTATGGCTCGAGGAGTGCCCTCATAAGCTTCTGCATATGTGCCAGTTTCTGTGGGTTCtctttttttgttctttttgTGGATTTGGGTGTGCTTGTAGGTTTGTGGATTTGGGTGTGCTTGTAGGGGTGGTATCAAAATTAAAGAAGGCCCACTTATGTTATGTGCATGATGTGAACATAAAGGGTGAACTCACGACTACTGACATAACATCTGGCGAGAAATGCAATTTTACTCTTCTGACTGAAAGATGCATTTGCTTATATCTCATCCAGAACACGGAATGCTGATTCCGGCTCAAAAAAAAAGAACAGGGAGCACTCCAATCGATTTACAGAAAATCCTAGATACACCTTGGAATGATCGAGCCATACAAAAAGCATAGCAATGTCTAATGTTAATAGACCTTCATTTTTATTTTGTCTATTATTAGGTTACACGGAGAAGACCTAATCCAGTTAGTTCACCATGGATTAGATTTGTACCCTTCAAGCTATCTGTAACCTACTACCTATCCATCAAATGTACAGACTACAGAAGTAAATACTACAACTAACATGACAATCATATGAACCGATCAACCAGGCAAGAAATGGAGGAAAGATGCTGGAAATGAACACTTGCTCTAGCACGTACAAAATTTTCACAGAAGTCAAGAGGACAAAGCATGTCCATTCACCTGTGAGAGATGACAATGGTGACCTGAATTTTGTTTCTATAGTACAGAGTGCCTTATGGTAGCTGAAAAGAGAAAGACTGCCCTTATAAGGCAGACTTACCTAATGGAAGCGATAGCCCAGCCCTCATAACCGCAGCTGGTATTGACAATGGGTCTGTGTTAACAAATAGCTGCTTCGGAACACCAACTTTACCTGCAAAAATCAACTGCACATGGTGATCAAATCAGCCTTTGAGAAGGTTCCAAGAACCAACCCATTATATCAAAGCTACTGACAGTGGAGGGAATTTTCGATGAAAGCAGATAAAAGTTTACTGCCAATTTAAGTGTGCCAATTTAAGTGTGTAAAGATAAAAGATAAACAATCAAAAAGGATCACAAGCTTCAACAGTCATTGGTAAAGGGGTCAGCGTCACAAAAAATATGATAGTTCAGGTGACAAGAGAATAAAGGGTTCACGTCAGCCAAATGTACAGTACAGTGGAACACATTGCCTAATACTACATTTAATAGCATATCATATACGCTTAACATACCCATATCATTACTTGAACTAGTATTTGCAACATGTTAATACAAGATTAATCCAAATATAATGAACTTAATTTGTTCAACCAGAAAAGGCAAGTGAATTTCTGTATAATCATAGTAAGGATGATGGGTTACTTCCAAACATAAATTAGAAGAAAATTCATAAAAAATACCATGACAATCCGCAAGGTCCAGTTTAGAAACTTCTTGAAGCATAGATTGGCGGTTCAGCAAATGTTCTATGGCACCTGGTGGGTCAAGAACAGTAACTTCTGGGTGTGTCTCTCTATATTCCTATCAAAATGATGCAAAACCATCAGCGGAAGTTTAAAATTATAAAAGGACAGAATATGCATATAATATTTAAATAACCATATTGAAAATGTCTTACAAAGATATTGAACATGTCTCGCAAAGAGAAGTTCAACAGTGGTTTTAACATATTGTATGCTACTGACCTCCAACCGTCGTTGCCACTCCTTTCCAGTCAACTGTAGAAAATACAATTTTATCATTTTGTCGTCAATGAATAAGAAAATGCTTTTCGCAAAAAAAGGAAATCTCAGAGAACAATACTAAAAGTATAACATTCCCTTGACATAAAATACATGGGTAGGAGCTAAATATACTCCGTATAGCTACCTTATGCAGAATAACATCAAAAGGGCCTTGATCTGACAGTGGAAGCTTTTGATCAATTGCAACAAATTGAATGCCTTTCTTCCTGCATTAATTTTGCAAGGATGAGAAACAAATAATCTGGAAAATCTAACAAATAAGTAAGTCTGCAGCACCAGTTGCTCAACGGAAGCAATTGGCGGCTAGCCAACACTTCAACATATTAATCCAAGTTATAAAATTACAACTTAAAAGCATTAAACCTAAAGTAATGCAAATATTTAAAGTCTCCAACCTCTTGTATGTTAATAAGTACCCAGACAACATAAATGAGCAGTAAATTGTCTTGAAATGAATGTTTACAGGTTATATTTTATTGAATCTTATATAAGATAGATGAACCTGGTTTAATGATAATTATATTAGAATGAATTTTTAGTCCACACTGAGCATTAGTGATGTGCTGGTTTGCATGATAGAAAGGTAATGCACATGTTAAATCATGTGGATCCTTTAACTATTGTCAGAATCTTATCATGCTGGACCTATACTATTTTCATATTCGGCAATCCACATCCTGCTCTGGTCCTAGTGATGTGAGGATGGCACAAGCTGACAAGTAAAAAAACTGAGCATGTAACTGCAATTTGCAAATTGATGACATATTCTAGATCTCTGGTGTATTTAAGCCAACTTGGAACCCTGCAGTTGCTTACCATACACACTTGGTCACACCAGTCAATAACTCGAACATTTTGTAATAAGGTTAGACACAATTACTCGAATAATGTCAAAACAGTGCATTTCAGTGGCAGCTTCCTGTATTAGTTCAGGGATCTACTTAATTTACAGTTTAGTGAATAAATTAAGAAAGGGTCACTACTGGAAGCGAATATAATATCACCATAAGACCGGGAGTGCATCGATGTCACTATCCTATCCCAAAGAAAACAGCATCAATACAAAGACGTGCTTGAATAGACTAATTTCAGTCAGTGCGCACAATGATTCCACAAAAATGAGACTCCGATTCATTGATTGAATAAATGGGTGTTTTAAAATTATCTGAAATTGCTGGTAATTACTGAAACAGATGTCAAGAAAACCTCCATGATGCATAATAAACCAAAAAATAAAAGCCTATAAAGCATACCGTGCAAGGTAAACAAAGCAGATGATACTCTAATGGATATCACGATCGGGAGTATCAATCAAGAAACCCTTTTCACCACCTTTTGGACTATAACTTGACAAAAACGTTTTCCCACTTTTAATCCTATTTGAAGCTAAAGTATTCCCCTCCCTTTTGTGCTCAACAGCTTTGTAATCTCTTTAACTCAGACAAACAATCAGTGGGTGGGACAATGATATGCACTAGCCATTTCCGTCCCTAAGCAGAGCAAAGAAGGGGGACCGTGTGCCCTGAATCTTCTCCAGTCAAGAACAGAGGTCAATGGACGAGGTGTTAATTAACGCAATAACATTAAGAAACGATGTATGTATCATTCAGTAAGTTCTCCTCTTGCAGACGGAGTGACCAGAAGGATCATGAATTTCCGCTGTATATCTTCCAAATTGTGCAGGATAATTTTTCCTGTTCCATCCAACTCACAAGGACAAACAACAGGGGCCGTCTGACCAAGCGCTTTTCCCCCAATGCAGGACATGCTAATCATCTCAAAAAAACAATCGGCGCATTTCCAAACAAATCATCTCTCCGCACCTAG encodes:
- the LOC125550490 gene encoding inositol-tetrakisphosphate 1-kinase 3 isoform X2, with amino-acid sequence MLKPLLNFSLRDMFNIFEYRETHPEVTVLDPPGAIEHLLNRQSMLQEVSKLDLADCHGKVGVPKQLFVNTDPLSIPAAVMRAGLSLPLVAKPLVAKSHELSLAYDAASLTKLEPPLVLQEFVNHGGVLFKVYIVGDAIRVVRRFSLPNVDEGDLSNNAGVFRFPRVSCAAATAEDADLDPHVAELPPRPLLEILARELRRRLGLRLFNIDMIREHGTRDRFYVIDMNYFPGYGKMPGYEHVFTDFLLSLDQQKEYKRRPGYTSGEG
- the LOC125550490 gene encoding inositol-tetrakisphosphate 1-kinase 3 isoform X1; the protein is MVSGGCVGTEGGAEPEESAAAAVAAEEQVMPATAPARARELVVGYALTSKKAKSFLQPKLRGLARKKGIQFVAIDQKLPLSDQGPFDVILHKLTGKEWQRRLEEYRETHPEVTVLDPPGAIEHLLNRQSMLQEVSKLDLADCHGKVGVPKQLFVNTDPLSIPAAVMRAGLSLPLVAKPLVAKSHELSLAYDAASLTKLEPPLVLQEFVNHGGVLFKVYIVGDAIRVVRRFSLPNVDEGDLSNNAGVFRFPRVSCAAATAEDADLDPHVAELPPRPLLEILARELRRRLGLRLFNIDMIREHGTRDRFYVIDMNYFPGYGKMPGYEHVFTDFLLSLDQQKEYKRRPGYTSGEG